Below is a genomic region from Henckelia pumila isolate YLH828 chromosome 3, ASM3356847v2, whole genome shotgun sequence.
ttgtgtttTTTCCCCATGCTTCAATTTGTTGtgtgaaatattattattaatgagtTCCATGTCGATTATTCTTGTTTTTCCGAAAGTTGAATAGATCTAATATCCCAGATGCAGTAGTAATGTTTTGCTAAGGTTTGGTACGACACATTTTCTTATGTCGATTAGCTATTCAGTTGTGTGCAATGAGATTGCATCTCCACTAAAAGGTTCCAAGCCCTTATACTAAATTCTGGAGTTGTCCAGGTTTGTGAATGGATGAGGATGCAAGAAGATATGAAGCTAGTGCCTGGGGACTATGCTGTCCACTTGGATTTGATTACGAAGATTCGAGGTATTAACAGTGCAGAAAAGTTTTTTGAAGATCTCCCTGATAACATGAGAGACCACACGACTTGTAGTGCCCTTCTCCACACCTACGTGCAGCACAAGGAGTCTGATAAAGCCGAGGCTCTGATGAAAAAGATGTCGGAATGTGGTTTCTTAAAATACCCTCTTCCATATAATCACATGATGTCTCTATATATCTCCTCGGGGCGGTTTGAAAAGGTTCGAGGATTGATTCCGGAGCTGAAAAAAACAACTGCTCCTGATGTCGTTACGTATAATCTGTTGTTAACTGCATGTGCATCACAAAATTTGATGGAAACTGCCGAAAAGGTTTTTATTGAGCTGAATAAATCCAAGATTGAACCAGATTGGTTAACATATAGCACATTGTCAGGCATCTACATCAAGAATTCACTGCAAGAAAAAGCCGAGTCGTCATTGAAGGAAATGGAGAAAAGGATCTCTAGAAAAGCTAGAGTTGCTTATGCATCACTCATTAGTTTACATACCTccctgaaaaataaaaaagatgtTCTCCGGATATGGAAGATGCTGAAATCCACCTATCGCAAGCTGAATGATGTTGAGTACACTTGCATTATTTCTTCCTTATTGAAACTTGAAGAATTCGGGGAAGCGGAGAAGCTATTCAACGAATGGGATTCTGTTTCTCCAACCAAAGATTCAAGGGTTCCCAATTTACTTCTTGCTGCTTATATCAATAATGATCAGATGGAAAAGGCAGAGGCTTTTCACAACCAAATGGTGCAGAAAGACTTTGTACCATGTTATACCACTTGGGAGCTTCTCACTTGGGGTTACTTGAAGCAAAGGGAGGTAGAAAAGGCTCTAGATTGTTTCAAAAGAGCGGTTAGTAGTGTCAAAAAATGGGATCCGAATGAAAAACTAGTGCAAGAAGTTTGTAAAAATGTTGAAGA
It encodes:
- the LOC140887619 gene encoding pentatricopeptide repeat-containing protein At4g02820, mitochondrial, encoding MMLRFVRRAVAATRHFSAKTVSTAAPEAEPQFIRRINTSETSSTKSTSAGGGRDTLGRRLFALVYAKRSAVITIRKWKEEGRVVRKYELNRIVRELRRLKRYKHALEVCEWMRMQEDMKLVPGDYAVHLDLITKIRGINSAEKFFEDLPDNMRDHTTCSALLHTYVQHKESDKAEALMKKMSECGFLKYPLPYNHMMSLYISSGRFEKVRGLIPELKKTTAPDVVTYNLLLTACASQNLMETAEKVFIELNKSKIEPDWLTYSTLSGIYIKNSLQEKAESSLKEMEKRISRKARVAYASLISLHTSLKNKKDVLRIWKMLKSTYRKLNDVEYTCIISSLLKLEEFGEAEKLFNEWDSVSPTKDSRVPNLLLAAYINNDQMEKAEAFHNQMVQKDFVPCYTTWELLTWGYLKQREVEKALDCFKRAVSSVKKWDPNEKLVQEVCKNVEESGNVEDAENLMDALRIVGYINTEIYKSLLRTYKRVGKMPPIVAERMKKDNVKMDEETRRLVHETSKLCVAEIGSGL